The nucleotide sequence tcatcaaccatcctccatcaccaatttcatgatgctcaccgccgtgcgtgagtaattccatcgtatgcttgctggacggtgatgggttggatgagatctatcatgtaatcgagttagttttgttagggtttgatccctagtatccactatgttctgagattgatgttgctatgactttgctatgcttaatgcttgtcactagggcccgagtgccatgatttcagatctgaacctattatgttttcattaatatatgagtgttcttgatcctatcttgcaagtctacagtcacctattatgtgttataatccgttaaccccgaagtgacaataatcgggatacttaccggcgatgaccatagtttgaggagttcatgtattcactatgtgttaatgctttattccggtactctattaaaaggaggccttaatatcccttagtttccgtaaggaccccgctgccacgggagggtaggacaaaagatgtcatgtaagttcttttccataagcacgtatgactatgttcgaaatacatgcctacattacattgatgaactggagctagttctgtgtcaccctaggttatgactgttacatgatgaaccgcatctggcataattctccatcaccgatccattgcctatgagctttccatatattgttcttcgcttatttactttcccgttgttattgctatcatcactacaaaataccaaaaacatcacttttcctactgttaccttttgttaccgttaccactactatcatattactttgctactaaatactttgctgcagatattaagtttctaggtgtggttgaattgacaactcagctgctaatacttgagagtattctttggctccccttgtgtcgaatcaataaatttgggttgaatactttacccttgaaaattgttgcgatcccctatacttgtgggttatcatgttgCTGCGGTGGATTGTCCCAGGAGGCATGGTggggaccacttagtagtagcgcggggtcacCAGtgtccgcgctactgctacattttaCCTGCGGCGCGGTGTTTtacccccgcgctactgctacttaccaatAACATGACCACTTTAACCCACGCCATTGTTATGTGATTGCCTATAGGTTTTTTTCTAGTAGTGAGCCGACGCAAGCTTGCTTCGCCTTTTCATGAATACATGGGAGCCCGTCAAGATCTCATCGGATGGTCCTAAATGGCATGTTACAAGAGCAACTTCATCCCGGACATCGAGGAACCCTTAACAATCTCGGGAGCTACTAACGGTATAGGGTACCGGGGGTATCCGACCTAACTGGAAGTCAGCCCGCTAACTGGCCTCATGGCTCAGATAAGGCCTAAGCCCCTTTTCATGTCAGTGGGCCTCACTCCAAAAGTTCTTCTACTTAGCGCCCAAAACTTCTCCTTGTAAATCATGTTGGATCGTTAGGTCGACAGGATCGGACTATGGCTCTTGTAACCCTAGGCCTCATCCTCCTTATAAGGTGAGGTCAAAGACTACTCTAGGGCATCTCATATTCGCATAGGTGAAATCCTAGCTCCGGTATAACCTTCATATTCTCCATTGCAACCCTCATACGAGGCACCCATACATCAATCCAaccaaagcatgagtagggtattacctccaagaTGTAGGAATGAACCTATGTAAAGACTTTGTGTGCAATACCTTGTGTTTTTTGGATTGACAAATCCTCTTCCCTGGCTTATTTATTTTCATAAATTTCAACAATAAGCTCGTGTGCTATTGCATACCACGACCATTGTTATTTTACTAGTGTCAAAGTTTACTTGCGGGCAAAGTGGGCCCATATGCTACCTCAACTCTCCTTTTTGGTCCCTTCCAAGATCACGCTCAAGCTCCACCACCGATGCCATGCATATCTGTTAGATGTCCCATGCGCCCTTCCCAAATGGCTTCtgcaccacaacaacaacaacccctCCCACACCGCACCATGATaataacaaccccccccccccccaccgcaccACGACAACAATAACCCCTCCCCCACCGCACCACGGCAACAACAACCCCTCCCCAACCGCAGCACGAGAACAACAACCCCTCCCCCGCCGCACCACGGCAACAACAACCCCTCCCCCGCCGCACAACgacaacaaccccccccccccactgcacCACGACAACAACAACCCCTCCCCCACTGCACCACGACAACAACAACCCCTCCCCAACCGCaccactacaacaacaacaaccccccCACCGCACCACGGCAACAGCAACCCCCCCACCCCCACCGCACAATGACAACAACAACCCCCTCCCCCACACCCAAGCTTCCTTGTATCAATCCTCGCCAAACATTTGTTAGAACACAACTGTCACAGGCTACCTCACTGCTGGCATCCATACACACAAACATGCAACTACTGGAGTGGCAACCAAATGCACCACGAACGTGAGGCGGATGATACAACCATACAAAATGCCTATAATGACGTGAAAAATGATTGATTACGCCTAAATAAAGGAACACATACCGTCTGTCCTTTGAGCCCGAGCGGCGACAGTAAATTAGGAAATCATGAGCGCGGTGATGCAAACATTATTGTCCATTCAAGAACATAAATACCATGCATTATTGCTAGAAGTTAACCTTTTTTGTTAACTGTTAAGATAACCTTTTCACACTAAGAGACTCTGTCCGTGTGCTATTGCATACCACAACTGTTGGTATTTTACTCATGATGTAGCTTACCTGTGGCCAGAGTGGGCGTGGACGCCACCTCGACTCTCCTTTAGGCTTTTGGTCCCTTATAAGATCATGCTCAAGCTCCACTGACGATACCATGCATATCTGTCAGATGTCTCATCCGCCCATCCCAAACGGCATCCGCATCACGACAGCAacaacccccctccccctcccctgccccAAGCCTCCTTGTGGCCTTCCTCGCCGAACATTTGTTAGAACACATCTGTCACGGACTACCTCACCGCTGGCATCCATACACACAACCACGCAACAACTGGAGTGCCAACAAAGTGCATCACAAACGCGAGGCAGGTGATACAATCATACAAAAACATATAATGACGTGAAAAATTACCGATTACGTCTAAACAGGGGAACACACACCGTCCGTTCTTTGGGCCCGGGCGGCGACAATAAATTAGGAAATCGTGAGCGTGACGATACAGACATTATTGCCCATTCAATAACATAAATACCACATATTATCGCTAGACTAGAAGTTAACCTTTTCTTTCCTGTCAAGGATTCGTTCCCCCTAAAAGGAGACTAGTTCATTAAAAAAATGCTAAAAAATATATCAAATCAAAACTGACAATGCATCGCATTAGGCACCCGTGAAAGGTACACGAAACCACCGAGACCGCTGCCAAACGTGTCAGCGGTAACTTGAGCGACCGGGGGTCCCTCCCGTCTACCCATCCGAACCAATAATTCAAACTGGCGCCTGAGATCGCACGGCTAGGCCGAGCAGAGAACACCTGCACACCCACACCACCGCCAGGAATACGCTTTCGTGCGCCCGCTGGTAATCCCCCCCTGTCGACGCCACCACCCGGATCCAGTTCATACGTAGCACCGCCACCAGCACCACGCGGGGACCATTTCGCCTGCCATGTCACGCGCGCACTGCCTCCGACGCGTTCGCGCTATATAAACAGCTCACCACCCAGTCCCACCACCCTGTTTCCTCCTCCCCCAATCTATTCTCCCCCCGCTCCGAATTCCTAGTCGCGACAATCCCACCCCCAGATCGAGAGCTCCGGCAGATTTCGCGGCGGCCGGCCGACCCGTCCGTCCCTCTCTCCGTCCGTCCCTCCCCGCGCGTCGTCGGCGGCCTCGCCCTCCGCCCGCGGGTCGGCGGCGCGCCGCGGGTGTTTTCTGCGCGCGCGCGGGCGTGTGCGTCCCTGTCTGACGGATTCCCCCGGGGTGGATTTTCCGATCAGGATGCCTTCTCCCCGCCCGTACGTAAGCTTCCGATGCCCTGGGCTTTTCCCTGATCGGGTGGGTTTTATCGGGGTGCCTGTTTGACGGCGCCAAGCAATCGCGGGCCCGTCGATTCCTGCGAGGAGCTCCTCCGGCGATCGCGAGgcatttgtttttttttgtttgtttcgcTGTTCGTTAGTTGCCGCCGTAGGCTTGCGCCGCCCGCCGTCTCCGTAGCCCTTGCGTGCTCCCCGGCCGTcgggctccgcctcgacgcccgcCACCTCTCTCCTGCCGCCGACAGTCATTGAGCGTTGCTGTGCCGCCGGCTTAGTTTTTTTTACCAGAGTTGCGTGTGCTGCGTCCGGAGGTCAGGGGCCGAACATTTGGATGCATCCGTAAGTCTATGGTCTTAATAAGAGTATTATACTTGACGACATGATAGGTGAACTACATGTGGACTTGGTGCTTTCCACTGTATAGATTATTTGGCGTCTGGCTACTCCTGTTGGGACAATCGGTGTCCTTCAAGGAACACCTGTTTTTGGAGCTTTTTAGTTTAGTTGCCCATGTTCTTAGAATCCTAGTAGTACCTATTATTTTCGGGAGTACTGTACACTGTTCAAATTTATTCTGTATTATTTTCGGATGTTACATGAGCTTAGTGGTGCGACTTTGTAGAATCCACTGGTTGTTATTATATTGACACAGTAACTTATTTTGCACTATCTCTGTAATTCTGGTGTGTCCTCTGAACTTCTGCTTCCAAATCCCCAATTTACGCTGGAACTTATAAACCAATGTACAACTAGACAAGCTCAATGCGAATGACTGGAGATTCTTGTAGTGCTGACCTGGATATTTGTAAAATTCTTAGATTGCTGTGATGGATATTATATATTTCTATGTATGCGTGGTCCCTTCAGTTTCGGGACTAGCAGTCAAGATGATTCAGGGTTATTATATTTGCAGGTGGTCATATTTTTTGCTTGATAATCTGGTAAATCTGTGTCATGAGTAAAATGTGTCATGCAGTTGAATCAGAAGAGGCAACCATGGATGGGGAAAATAACCTCCTTACCTGTAGTGATTCTTGCTGGTACAAGTGTAGCCATGGTATTGATTCATCAGGGACAAATGGTGAGATGGAATGGCTGAGCATGCAGACAAGCTCTTGTGGCACTCCTTACAGCACTCCTTACGGCTCTCCCCGTTTTAGCAGAGGAAGTTCTTCTTCCAGCTTTGCTAGTTGCTTTTCAAGCTTTGGTAAGTTTCTGTGCACCATTCTCTTATAGCTAAAATACTACCACTTCTATCATTCTGATTATTTGTTAACTTAACCTAACTATATTTATGCTCCTTATTTCTCAGGTGGCTCCCTCATGGATACTGACTCTGAAGAGGAAATTGAGCTCCTAGATACCGGCCAACTTCATCCTGATATCTTTGTCAGTGATGAATTTATGGAGCAAGGAGAAGAGAATCTAGTAAAAGAGGAAGAATGTGAACCCAGTCATACTACTGTATTCAATGGTGGTGCTAATATTCCCATCCCGGCTGACCAAAATATTCTATCTAGTCAAACGCAGCTGGAGACTGATCAAGGTGCCACCAAGGAAAATTTTGATGCCGGTAATGTCATCTTGGACACAAATGTATCTTCGGAACCTGATCGAGATATCCTGACCAATGATCAACTTACAGGAACACAATATGGTGAGGAGGTTACTAGCCTTCCCATGCCAGGAGGTGAAATAGTTCCGTTGAATGAGCAAGTTATGGATCAGGTTGACAGTAATAAGGAAAATACTATAGTTTACAACAACATATTGAATGCTGAGTCAGGCATGAAAGCAGATGCTGACTCTGAGAATGGAATTGACTGCCTTTATCCACTAGTTTTGCCCAGTTTTGAGACAGACCCTCTCATTTGGTTACCACCAGACCCAGCAAATAAGGAGGAGGATGTTGATACTCTTGCTAATCCCGATGATGATAGTGACAATGATACTAAGTGGGGTCAGTCAAGTTTGAATCTTAGCTTTGACGAGGAAGGAAGCAATAATAGCCGTGAAGATCAATTGCAGAAAGCAATGTCAGAAGTTATGAATGGGCAATTCAAGATCCTTGTTAGTCGTTTTTTGGCTGCTGAAGGATTCTCCTTGTCTGATGGAGCAACCGACAATATCTGGCTTGATATTGTTGCTTCGTTATCGTGGCGTGCTGCCTTACTCGTCAAGCCTGATGACAATATGGGAAATGCAATGGATCCAGGGTTGTATGTAAAGGTGAAATGCATAGCTTCAGGATCTTGCCAGCAGAGGTAACGTGCTAGCGTTCCTCCTCGTACTGCTCATTTTGTTGCCTTATGATGCCTCAACTCTGTACTCACTCTCTTTCTTTGATAGTGAAGTGATCAACGGTCTTGTTTTTAAGAAGACTGCCGCACATAAGCAGATGCGTGCCAACATTAAGCATCCTAAACTGTTGATTCTTAAGGGTGACATTGGTCAATTTTCCACCGGGCTATCATCAATGAATTCAATGAAACAGGTCTGCATGCATGCTCTTAGTTAAATTTATTTATGTTACAGAGTTACAGTATCATATGATAAAGAAAATTTACAAAATTCCCATTCACCATCATTGACCAGGAAAGCGAGCAGTTGGAGAAAACTCTCAGCGATATGATAGGCAAATGCCGGCCGGATGTTATATTGGTGGAGAAAGCGGTTTCACGAAATGTAAATGAATATGTTCAGAAACAAGGAGTTACCTTGGTTAGTGACATGAATATCCATCGCCTGGAAAGAATCGCTCTTTGTACTGGTTCTCCAATCATCTCATTGCAGGATGTTCGTACGAAAACTAACCTTATTAAGCAGTGTGAATCtgtcaatttcaaaaaaattgttgaGGAGCATAATCTAACTGTAGAAGATGGAAGGAGGTCACCCAAAACATTTTTATTTCTAGAAGGTTTTCCGAAACCTATGGGATGCACAGTatgtcttcttctttttccttatttttatgTCATCTTTCCTCTTTCTGCTCTGCAATTTTAACTTTGTGTTTTTTTACTTCATAAAATAATTCTTGATGTCTATATGTTACTACCTCCTTTTTGGTTTAAAAGGCCCACGTGCATCGCTAGATAATTTGACCAATGTAACACGAGTAATATATCACAAAAATATACCATTAGAAAAACTTCAAATGTTATATCTTCTGAtggtataatttttgtgacatataCAATTTGTATTATATTGGTCAAATTGTTGATCTAGGGATACGTCTGGTCCTttttaaccggaaaggagggagtagacaATTCATTTTATGATCATTATTAGGACTGCGTTGAAGCGTTTGTGTCTGAGACTGAGACAGCGCTATTCTTCTTTCTCTCTATATATTGTCTCCTTTTTGTTAACTTAGAATAATCTAGCCTTTTTCTTCTGTTTCTCGGTGGTTTGTACTTTCGCTTTCTAAAGCTTTTTCTTCTAATAGAAAATGACATACATTTAGGGGTGTGTTCGAGAAAGAAAGTACTGAGTTGCTCATGATGCTGCTGGTAACACCATTATTCTGTTTGTTTGCATAGTATTGAATTGGAAATTCGGAATGCATGAGCAAGGGTAATTTATTTCATTGAACCTTATATATAGCGAAGTGCACAGAGTACACATTTTTGCTCCTTGGTTGTGCTAACATTTCCATTTGTGTTCAGTATCCTATATTGTGTGATCTTTTATTTTTGCTCTTTCTGATTAGCTTGAACTTCTCTTGTAGATATTGCTAAAAGGATCAACAAGTGAAACATTGAAGAAGATTAAGCGTGTTCTCCATTTCACTGTCTTTGCAGCTTACCATTTGATCCTTGAAACATCATTTTTCACCGACCAAAGATCATTTATAACCGAAAAAAATGCTTCCCGTAAAGAGGACTGTTTAAAAATCGATTCACAGCTACATTTTCCTGGTAGCACTTGTGATGAGCAGTATGCTAATATGGAGGAGTTAGCCGACACTAAAAACTCCATGTCGCAGCATCTTCATGATTCCGAAATTAAGAATTCCAGAGATTCCGACAGCCAATGTATTCAGTCTAATTCATCGCGGACTGATCCAGATCCCTCGACAGATATTATTGGGGACATCTCATATATCAGCTCTGCTGAGTCAACTTCAGGTGATGGGTTTGATGGGTCAAATATTGCTGCTGCTCCAGAAAAATTAAATACGCATAAAAAAGAAGCATCTGGCAAGAAATTTAAAGAAACTTTTGATGATGGAACGCACACGGGGACTAGCACTTCTCTAAATCCTCAGACCATACTAATTTCGATGTCCAGCCAAAACATCAGGAATAAAGCAGTTTGTGAGCAGAGTCATCTTTCCAGGATAACTTATTATGGGAATTGTGACACATCTCTTGGGATGCATTTGCAAGATACTTTACTTAATGAGGTCATACATCTTAATTCTTGTTATATTAATTTAACAAATCATTCATTGGCTTTAATTATGCGTCAGTAACATGTAGATTACTTGCAGAAGCACAATTGCTTATCATGTGGTGAGCCTCCAGAAGCTCACATGTACTCTTACACCCACCATGATGGTACCCTCACTGTTCTTGTGAAAAGCCTTCCATTGGAGGAAGCACTTTCTGGTGAGGGTCAAAGAAGAATTTGGATGTGGACCAGGTGCTTGAGATGCAGTGGTATGCCCACACCGAGGGTTATAATATCTTCCTCTGCACGCAACCTCTCGTTTGCGAAGTTTTTGGAACTCAGTTTCTCAACACATTCTTCTGCTAAGAAGCTGTCAACATGTGGGCATTTGCTGCACAGGGACTGCCTACGTTTCTTTGGGTAAATTTTAGCAGGATGTTCCGACGTAAACATAGAAGTTCATTTCCAAAATGATATCACTAAAAATTTCTTGCTCTTGCAGATTGGGATCCAAAGTTTCTGTGTTCAGATACTCATCTATTGAAATATATTCCGCTACTAAGCCACCAATGACTTTGCAGTTCCATAACCCAAACAGAAAAGATTGGCTCGATGTTGAAGTTAAGAGTGTGCGTTTCTACAAATATTTTGCTGCAGCCGTACATTTTTATTTAGCTAAATCATTCCTCATCTTAACATACTTCTATGCTTGAAGGTCCTTGCTGAATGGAAGCTACTCTTCTCTGAAATTGAAAACACTATACAAGGCTTGAAATCAAGATACTCTGGTGAAGCCATGGGGAAGAACACAAACAGTTCAGCATATGAGGGAATATTTTTGGAAGTCGGTAGTATGCTTGCACAAGAAAGGAACGTACTTGAGGTAAGCCTATTTTTTTCTCTAGGTTGATTCTTCTCCTGATCCAAGGGTTGAGTTTTTGACATGTTAATATATCTTCTATATACTAGGTTTCTCTGAAGGCATTTGACCACATTGCAAGGCCTGAGACTTGTGCTCACGAGATCCTTAGCTTGAACTGGCTGTATCAGCAACTTCTTCTTGGATTCTATGTTTGGGATGTCCGTTTGTATCATCTTCTTCAGTACATTAAACTTGATGGCGCATCTTCAGACAATTCTAACCACAAAAGCATATCGGAGAATGAGCTGAGTTCTAAAAATATTTCCGTACCCATACATGGGGACACACTATCTGTCCTGAATATTGGAGTGGAAAGACTGGAAGCAACTATAAATTCTTCT is from Triticum aestivum cultivar Chinese Spring chromosome 3A, IWGSC CS RefSeq v2.1, whole genome shotgun sequence and encodes:
- the LOC123062769 gene encoding putative 1-phosphatidylinositol-3-phosphate 5-kinase FAB1D isoform X3 gives rise to the protein MDGENNLLTCSDSCWYKCSHGIDSSGTNGEMEWLSMQTSSCGTPYSTPYGSPRFSRGSSSSSFASCFSSFGGSLMDTDSEEEIELLDTGQLHPDIFVSDEFMEQGEENLVKEEECEPSHTTVFNGGANIPIPADQNILSSQTQLETDQGATKENFDAGNVILDTNVSSEPDRDILTNDQLTGTQYGEEVTSLPMPGGEIVPLNEQVMDQVDSNKENTIVYNNILNAESGMKADADSENGIDCLYPLVLPSFETDPLIWLPPDPANKEEDVDTLANPDDDSDNDTKWGQSSLNLSFDEEGSNNSREDQLQKAMSEVMNGQFKILVSRFLAAEGFSLSDGATDNIWLDIVASLSWRAALLVKPDDNMGNAMDPGLYVKVKCIASGSCQQSEVINGLVFKKTAAHKQMRANIKHPKLLILKGDIGQFSTGLSSMNSMKQESEQLEKTLSDMIGKCRPDVILVEKAVSRNVNEYVQKQGVTLVSDMNIHRLERIALCTGSPIISLQDVRTKTNLIKQCESVNFKKIVEEHNLTVEDGRRSPKTFLFLEGFPKPMGCTILLKGSTSETLKKIKRVLHFTVFAAYHLILETSFFTDQRSFITEKNASRKEDCLKIDSQLHFPGSTCDEQYANMEELADTKNSMSQHLHDSEIKNSRDSDSQCIQSNSSRTDPDPSTDIIGDISYISSAESTSGDGFDGSNIAAAPEKLNTHKKEASGKKFKETFDDGTHTGTSTSLNPQTILISMSSQNIRNKAVCEQSHLSRITYYGNCDTSLGMHLQDTLLNEKHNCLSCGEPPEAHMYSYTHHDGTLTVLVKSLPLEEALSGEGQRRIWMWTRCLRCSGMPTPRVIISSSARNLSFAKFLELSFSTHSSAKKLSTCGHLLHRDCLRFFGLGSKVSVFRYSSIEIYSATKPPMTLQFHNPNRKDWLDVEVKSVLAEWKLLFSEIENTIQGLKSRYSGEAMGKNTNSSAYEGIFLEVGSMLAQERNVLEVSLKAFDHIARPETCAHEILSLNWLYQQLLLGFYVWDVRLYHLLQYIKLDGASSDNSNHKSISENELSSKNISVPIHGDTLSVLNIGVERLEATINSSDDVDNSRGGIISEKDQLTEKSPIKELGSSPGEVDENGSHQNVLPVKNDEHPAPARGNEIYPIAMPSKHLPVLQNLLDFMSDDTREWVWNKLSHLEMGYKKEIETGDLNKFHLINKYTPTSSSLTQLKCQMNLMHFVAGPCGNILSIVEEEISSIIAYALAISEDQGIYSEAAFEKDELLSRRKLDKVAPSNLARGTSMPSSVISSKESLEKDHSLLNNTSSLSYEESTSGFYDSFLSALKDMHPEICLNSEKLGLKSKYTVVSVYARQFYELRKICCPSELVYISSISRCKLWNAQGGKSNAFFAKSMDDRFIIKEIKKTEFDSFLKYGLEYFKHFSESQVSSNPTCLAKILGIYQVKEIRNGKEARTSFMIMENLLFGRNILRRYDLKGALFSRYVADSTNPESVLLDQNFIEDMRTMPIYIKGKTKNFMERALWNDTSFLCNMNVMDYSLFVGVDKQKKELVFGIIDYLRQYTWDKQLESWVKTSLVVPKNLSPTVISPKEYKLRFRAFMSQYFKSVPDG